Within the Armatimonadota bacterium genome, the region GCTCGCTCGGGATCTCGGCCTGGCCGGAGAGAGTCGGCGGCGCGTAGCCGGCCGGAACTATGAACGCCGCTATGCGCGCGGCATACGCGTCCGAGCCACCGGTAGTGATGTCGCACGACCACGTGCCGTCACCATTGATAGCGGTCAGCGGTGAGTTCCAGTAGGGCTTGTTCCACCACCCGCCGGCGTAGATGAAGACCGCGACCCGGTGGTCCCGCGGCTTCACGTTCAACGCCCGGCCGGTCAGCATGGCGTACGACCCGACCGCGGGGACGCTGGTGAACTCGAGCATCGGACCGCCGGACACAATGGGGTCCGAGCCACCGCCGCATCCCGCAAGCAGGAGCACCGCCGCCAATGAGCATGAGATCGCTGTTGTACGCATTTCCTATCTCCTCCTGCACGACGGGACCCCGACGGGCTCTAAGCGCGCCAGAAAGGCGAGGCGAGCCGGTCGGCTGCGGAGTATACGTCGTCCGGGCCGATGACCGACGCCCCGCAGAGAGCCGCCCTCGCGCAGGCCGAATCAAGCAGGTCAATCGCCTTCGCCGGCAGACACCCGGGGAGTTGAGCGGAGCGGGCGGCGCAGAGACGCATGACGGAGTCCTCGATCTCGACCCCGTGGTGCGCGCCGATGCGCCCGCAGAGCGCCGACAGAACGGCGAACGTGTCGTCCGAACCGGGCTCCGACAGCTCGAAGACCTGTGCGCGCCGCCCGACCTGACCGCCCGCCACCAGCGCAAGGTGCGCAGGAATCACCGTCGTGACGATCCCGAGCCCGGCATCGAGCGCCTCCGAGAGGAGCAGGCATCCGCCGGGCGAATCGCAGGCCGCAAGCTCGAGATGCTCCAGGGCCAGCACCGTGCCGGGCCGTTCTGCGGAAGTATTGAGCACGTCGGCCAGCAGGCTGTCCTTTTCGGCCGGGAACATGATCCCCGCGAAGAGCCCGGCCAGTTCCACCCGCGTCACCCGCCAGTCCGGGCGGACCTCGAGAAGCCGCCGGGAGAGGCCGTGCAGCAGGTTCGTCTTGCCGACGCCCGAAGGCCCGACGATGAGCGGCATCCGGCCCTGTCCCCACTTGAGGAGCGAGGACACCACGCCGGCGATCTCCTCCTCCCGCGCGACAGTGACCTCCGCAGAGCCGGCTCGGGCAAGCTCGGTGAGGTCAACACCCCGGCGGGACGACGGTGCATCGGATCGGCCGACCTCGGGCGGCTCCGCCGACGACGGCAATGCGGGAGGCTCTC harbors:
- a CDS encoding ATP-dependent Clp protease ATP-binding subunit, with product MPQIKQRLQRKLEGCDVRVESPDRDTVILYGVPVGGVGLFTKERTNLLISRSGRGEPFLVFVDEDLRYVGDDARVASAFSSGPQCAGWRALFVARKPTTVQAAVEEALAALGFGGEPPALPSSAEPPEVGRSDAPSSRRGVDLTELARAGSAEVTVAREEEIAGVVSSLLKWGQGRMPLIVGPSGVGKTNLLHGLSRRLLEVRPDWRVTRVELAGLFAGIMFPAEKDSLLADVLNTSAERPGTVLALEHLELAACDSPGGCLLLSEALDAGLGIVTTVIPAHLALVAGGQVGRRAQVFELSEPGSDDTFAVLSALCGRIGAHHGVEIEDSVMRLCAARSAQLPGCLPAKAIDLLDSACARAALCGASVIGPDDVYSAADRLASPFWRA